The Methanothermobacter sp. DNA window TGTTCTTGATGTTGCATTCTCTCCCATCAATTATCTTAAAGTTGCCCTTGCCACAAGATGGACATGAAATTATCGGATTATAATGGTCTAATTCATCATCAGAGCTTATCCCCCCTTTATATCCACAAGAACATTCTATCTTGGCAGGTACCAATTCAATGTTAAACTTTGCACCATCTAGTATAGTGTCTTCACTTAAAACTTCTAATATGAATTTTATCTGCTCTGGGTTAAGAAGTGTTAACTCCCCGATCTCTATTGTAACCTCTAATACTTCTATGGCATTG harbors:
- the hypA gene encoding hydrogenase maturation nickel metallochaperone HypA, yielding MHELSMADAIIKTVIDAAEKNNAIEVLEVTIEIGELTLLNPEQIKFILEVLSEDTILDGAKFNIELVPAKIECSCGYKGGISSDDELDHYNPIISCPSCGKGNFKIIDGRECNIKNIKIEQEE